AAGATCATGTGTTATAGCTGTGCAAATGTAGATGTACTCCATgatttttccttttcctttcatTCTCTTTTCACGATGTGCCATCCAGGACAAAGTTGTGTGGGTAGGTGATCGTCTATTCATTATTTAGAAGTGGAGAACGggtgagagcgagcgagcgggaaAACGAGACAGAGAATGTGACAGACGGACAGATGaacacatttgttttcattCACAGGATGAACGTAGGCGACAAAGTACACCTACGGCGAGAGCGAAGGTTGGTGTCCCTCGGGTGTGCTGTGATTTGAACAGGACGAAGGATTGAGTTCCATCCTTTTATCCTTGTGGTATGTTGTGTTTGTCTCCCTCTGCAGGTGACCATGGAGTTTGGCTTAGATAAAAGGCAACACAACATGCAAGGCTTGGTGTTCCCTCTTCAAGAAGACGCAAACATTGCTCTGGAGCAACTTCAACAAAGAAGAATTAACTACATCCAGCTGGTACGAGGAAAACAAATACTGAAATTCAAAACAAGAAAATAGACACAGCCTGCTCAGTGtcatgaatgtttgtgtgtttgtgtgtgtgtgtgtgtgtgtgtgtgtgtgtcacagcggTTGGACATACAGAAGGAGACCATCGAGCTAGTCCACACCAAGCCCACAGAGATACACGACCTTCCACTCAGGATCCCCAACGACACGCCCAGATACCATTTTTTCATCTTCAGACACTCCCACCAAGGCCAGCAGCAGGAGGCGTTGGGTCAGTAAACATGAAAACTAAacgtaaacacaaacaaactggtCCTTGTACAGAATGGAATGTCAGCCAATGATCTGGGATAGAAGTGTTTGTAAAGCCATgtaaaagtgatcacaacctcTCAAAACCCTTTTCAACCGTGAAGCTCGCCAGCATTCAACTATTACACTACTGCCTCTGAACTTTGGGATGGGTATAGGCCACTATAGAAACTGGTTCTCATAGATGATTCTTCTTCAGAATTCAATAGGAATATGTAATACAAAaattatttaataaaaaaaaattaaacataTTTATGGCCCTTTTCGGCTTTActggacagagatagagaataGACAGACATTTTTGTGAAGAGAAAGACATGCAGTAATGACCCAAGgcggaatcgaacccgggctgATGCGTTAAGGCCTCAGCCCATCTGGTCCACGCTGGACCCAGTGAGCCACATTCCAATAGGAATATCTGTCAGTCACTGAAGTGATCCATAACTAAAGCGAACATCAGTATAAGGAGTGCGATAAGAcccttgatttacatttacatttggaccaggattgagaaccactgatttagcagacgttcttatccagagcgacttacagtaagtacagggacatttccccgagtcaagttgggtgaagtgccttgcccaaggacacaacgtcattttgcacatttgcactcagccacctgacacctgattTAGATCATTAAGTATCCCATACTGTTCCACTACAGAGTGTGGTCCCCAGCTGAATCCTCAGAGACACATTCAAATACAGAGTGTTTGTAGAATCAGCACGGAGGAAGGACAGCTGTTAAGATATCAAGAGTTGGGTGATAAAGTTAAGCTTTGAGGTTGAAAATGTGAATTGTGAATGATTTTATACTGTATAAGACAAAGACTCATTATCTTAAGTATAAGGCTGTTATATATTATACATATATTATATAAGACTGACACTTACAATTCCTCTTTTAGTCTTCATTTACTCCATGCCAGGATACAGCTGTAGCATCAAAGAGAGGATGCTGTACTCCAGCTGTAAGAACCGACTACTGtttgaggtggagagagactaCCAGCTAGAGATCGCCAAAAAGGTACATCGTTATCACATACAGTACCTCATTAATGTGGCTAGTTGCAACCAGGAGAGTGATTGTTAATGTCCAGTGCATATGGAAGGCAGCCAGACTGACCCagtatttgtatgttttattCTACTGAGACATAGCAATTCATTCACGTCCCCTGTAGCAGACAAAGGTTTTGGGCTAGTAACTTTGCAACTCTCAAAATGCTCTTtgtattgatttatttattttgtctgATATAATGTTACAAATATGAACGACCTAGAaatagcaaaaaaaatatgactataaatatttataaaatTAATTTGTGACATACATTTTCTTCCAAATATGTTTATCAGGCAAAGACTTACGATGTTTACGTAAAGTGTAAACATCGTAAAAGCTTTTTAACTGCGGTCTCAggaaaatatgtttgtgtgtgcgtgcgtgcgcatcTGCCTGCAGATGGAGATCGACAGCGGGGAAGGCTTGACCGAGGACTTCCTGTACGAGGAGGTCCACCCCATGGAACACACTCTGAAGCAGGCCTTCGCCAAGCCACGCGGccctggagggaagagaggcaaCAAACGCCTCATCAAAGGCactggagagaatggagaggagagctaGATACCCCACAGGATGCTGCTGATGCACACCCTGGCCCTCCCTGCTGTATTTCTACTCTGTTTTCTTCCTTTACTTGAAACTAAAAGCCCTTGAGATACTATTATTGCCTCGTATCCCCTCCCTAAAAGGCCTTGTGATAATCAGCTAATGTCCATTGTTTTACATTACCTATTATCATGTATTGTCACATATTATTTtaacttaaaataaaatattttttttctgtatttttatatttgttAATTACGTTTGGAATTAACATAAAACTGGCGGACAACTGAAATAGATGATTATTGATGACTAAATAGATGACGAAAACTTCATTGAACCCAGAGGGTAAAATTGTACCAGTAGGCCTACAGAAACTGGACAACAAGGGGCATTTATCAATAACTAAAAGCAAGAACAAAATCAAGTATGGACCCAAACTAAGTATGTATGAATAATACATACTTTTATATTCTAAATAACTCAAGAAATACAAAAACCTAAAGGAAATAGTTATAAGATGATGCACACAGGTTGTGCTCACACTGTGCACTATAGCAGATAGGCTAATATTAATGTTTAAGGCACCCAAAGATTTCCAGGAGGCCATTGGTAAAGTGTCAAGAAGATTGGAAAAGGTCATTTTGTTGTAGTCATGGTGTTCAGCAGATCAGACGATTCATTAAAAATCGTTGGCTCTTGTTTGTGGCCTTGATGTTCCTAGTCAATTCAGCCTGTTGTTTAGGTGCACTCCCACGTATTTGTATGACTGGAGTTAATCAACATAATCTCCCTAGCACATAGGAGTCAGCGAAGCCTTGTTCCTCCTGAAATCAATCACCATCTTCCTGGTCCCGTTAAACTGCATGTGATTCGGTAGACCAGATCCATGTACACCTCCTGTCCCcgtacaggaggaggaacatacaaaaacacattccATATGTACATGTGTTAGTGACAGAAGGGAtggggccagagagaggagaggttagtAGGGAGGCTTGACAATGGAAGCCAATTTCACTCAGCCGAGTTTTCCGGGAGGCGTCCTACTTGGAAGTCATCAGCTGGGAATTAATTGTGTCGACGCTTACTGACTGATCCGCCCTGGTCGCGCAGCCGTGAAGCAGAAAGAGCACGCGCTATAGTCAATCGAAACATTGCGCAGCTCAGCAACGCAGTTCCGCGTAAACTGTTGGGCAATGTGCAGGAACCCCGCTGCCGCGAGCGTTGAAATACAAAGCTATTCTTAGAAACTGATTCCTAGAACTTCCCTCGGTTTGCAAATCTGGATTTACAAATTGAAGCGTTTTCTCGCCTCTTTATTATTCTACAGAAGGCATTCAAGGATAGAAGGTCTCTGTGGCAGATATCATATTTTGAGTGTTTTTGTTGAGGCAATGTTGTCTCAGTTGCTATTGTTGCAATGAGAACCTTTTTTttccaaaaagaaagaaaacttcTCGGTGTACATTTCAACGTGTAGGACTATATGTCGACTTTGCTGACATGACGTAAATTGGTGACTATTTCAAGTTAGATGCCCGACTTTTTGGATTCAAATTTGATTACACTAAATGGGATTCTATTcgttatgattgtgtgtgttcaaaggTGAGTTGATTCTTCATTTCTTATTCAGAAGATTCATAGCTTTGTTGGCTATCGATTGCCAGATTGCATTTCATCGAATTGTATTAATTATTCCAATTGTAGGTTGTAggcattatatatttttttttggaaAAGCATAGTTTTGTTGAAGTAGCCATCGTATATTACAGGGACCGTAATAGCTTCACTGTTTATTTGATCTGTTAACACTGGTTATCGTTAAATTTTATAATACTTGTACTAAGTTGTTAATTAGACTAGTCTATAAATACATATTGATGATATTATAATACCTCAGCACCGAGGGAGGTACAAAGAATGTTATGCATGGGGGTCAACTGGTAAGTGATATGTTATCAGAAGTGAAAAGACCAAGACCGTTGTAGCTTCCATGATACTAAGCTGAGCAACAGGCTGTGACATTTGTAGTTTGTTGGACTGCCACATTTAAGGCCAATTCTTATCTCTTCTCATCTCAGGGCTATCTTCCCAGTGGCACCCAAAAAGATGGTTGCTAGGGGGATGACCATGCAGGACAACGGAGAGCAAAGGGAATCATGTTACCACCACCCAATCTCCACACTTTGGGACCCCGCAGAAGACTTGCGTTGCATAACCTCCACCTTCCAGTACCTTCATACTTCAGGTACAGACTGTTCTCTGTACAAAGCCACATCCTTCAGTATGTGCAGCTCAGCCTACATGTTTATTTGTGCATGTAAAATACTTGTAAAATAGCGTCCTCTGCCATACTGAATTCTCAATGGACCTATttagtaaaaataaattaaaaaaagcttaaaaaacaaaacaagtacaGACTCCCAGAGACTAGTTTGGATATAAATAAGTAACCTCTACATGTGTTTTGGCCTCCAGGTTGGTACTGGGGCTCCATGTCTGTCAGCGAGGCTCGGGATGCTCTCCAGAAGGTGTCCGTGGGGACCTTCCTGGTGCGTGACAGCAGCCACCCTCTCTACATGCTCACCCTGTCAGTCAAGACGGACTGCGGCCCCACCAACGTGCGAGTCGAGTACAGCTGCGGCCGCTTCAGACTGGACTCCAGTTCCCCGGGAATACCTCACCTGAAGTCTTTCCCAGACATCCTGAGCCTGATACAACACTACGTGGGCTCCTGTCAGAAAGAGACAGGCCAGAAAGCTGAACCCAAGGAGAACTCTCTACCCAAAGCCAAACTACCGCCACCCCAGCCCACAACTATGGACAGCCCAGTGTTACTAATGCTGAAAAAACCCCTGCACAGGACCCAGGCATTCCCTTCCTTGCAGCACCTCACACGCCTGGCTATCAACCGGACCACAGACTGCCCTGCTCAGCTTCCTCTTCCATGCCCACTGGTTTGTTATCTACAGGAATACCCATTCAGGTTATGAAGACCAGTGTATGAAGGCCAGTGTAAGACTGAGCCATTTCTAAAGGGCTGGGCCATAATCAGCCGAGAAGTTCTCACTAGATGGGAGCATAGGTTGTCGTCTGATGGAAACGACCTCTGAATCACTACAAAATGTTCACAATTGTCGCATTTGCTGGTTAGCCAGTGGTGCTCACGATGAGTTGAGATTCCTTTTTTCTCACATACCCATGAACTTTAACTTAAATAATAACACTTTTTATAACCATTTGTACTGTTCTGAAAAACATGTATCATACACATGTAGTCTGTTGTTATGAATAAATGTCTTGTAAACAATTACAATGTCTGTTCTTCAATGTGctgatttgttttattttgttagcctgatatctaaacTACTACTGATTGCAGGAGGATATAGCAAATAGCAGataatgtctgtgtgtatctgtttgtcaagGAGAGAGATGTTTAACCCATTTTCATAAAAACACATGAACCTGCTGAACTGCTTTGTCAATATTTGACTCATATTCAACATTCCCGGCAGAGCACGCATCTGGGTCAGACGTGCAAACCTTAAATCAGTGTGGGATAGCATTAGTCTTCTTTACCAATTATGCTCTGGTTATTCACTTCATATGACCTATATAATTCCACATTTTAAATCCCACTCGCATTCAAATGCATGTGTTCTGCAACAACGAGAGCAGGGGAAATACATGTTTTCATTGTGACTGTTGAATGGAACAATTCAGTTACATAATCTCGAAAACCTTAAACTAAAAGTGTGATGCTGATGTTTATTTGTTGACAAAGccgatttttcttcttctctgaatTTCTACAATTACGTTAAGAATGAAACATTGCTTATCGCATTTCCATGAAAACTTTCTGCTTGAGTTTGTTTCCATGAAGTGGATTTAAGCAGTGCTGAGAAAGCTTCTTATCAAGATTAGAGCCGGAGCCCTGGTTATTAataccttaacccttgtgttgtcttAACATTCTGTATACTCCCCTTGTCCTAAGGGTAAAAAATGACCCACCTTtggaaaaatatatttaaaaaaagaagcttAATGGAATTTTAAACCCCTAATCTATTTTGGATGAAGAAACAACGTGTTGTTTGGAGATATGTGTCTGTAACAAGTACAACATAGGAATTGATTCCCCGCAAAATCAAACTGGGTTACTGTGTACTGTCTCTCAATAATCAAATAATCACCGGCAGCACAAATTAATTAATGCTATGTTGAGTCTACGTGGCgagattattttgtatttagtcTATATGCTACATTTCACTACAATTACAATGTATCCATAAAGAATATTTGCATTTGCATGCATTTAGTTAAACTGTTATACTTTTTAAGAGTGTAGCTATAACTCATTTAGCTACCTCTGTTCCAGCTTCATCGAGTCATCCACCACCAGccgcctgtctgcctgactgactgAGAGCGCCTACAACCTAAACAAGCCAGTAAGCTAGTCCTAGTTCACCAGCCAGCTTACTGTACTGGCAGAGCTGTTGTGTTTAGAAAACATATTGTTAGTAACAGCCAGCTAAACTATCCATTGCCCGGGTAAGAAAAACCTCCGTAATATACTTAATAGCTATTTAGACATTTGCTTTGACACAAAGTACTTGCTAGTCGTTCTGATAACGTATCTGGTAGTTACTGTAGCTTCTTGCTAAGCAATTCTTTGCTAGCAGTAGCCTGCTCTCAAAACGCTGcatatctagctagctagttagcctcgTCTTTACTTCCGCCTAGTGTATGAGATGTTTGTTGGTTAATAAACAGCTAGCTGCGGCTGTTATTGTTTGCCTCAATCTTTGAACTTGTTATAATTAACTCCAGATAGTTGTAGACAAAAAGAACACTAGTAAAATAGACATAGCGTAGACATAAGAAACAACATAACTTTTtagtagctaatgtgctagctCGTTAGACGAACTTTTTGTTGCCAGCTAGCGAGCAATGCAGCTAGCTCAGTAGCTTCCAAGTTAGCAACGTACAGTACCGGCTTAGCTAGGTATCTTGCTGTCTCACTGCTGGTAAATTAGCTAGCTATTGCTAGTTTGCTACATAACTAAGTGTAGCACTAACGTACATGACCATCTATTTAAAACTGGTTTCAACTAGAATTTTATTGGCATACGAATAATGATTGTTTGTTTTTAGACTGGAAAAGACCATTGGATGATCATGTAAACAGAGATCAGACACAGGCACAACTCTGATGGTAGCTGTCATGCCCAGTAATtaccatttctccctctcttttagcAATGGCTGCAATTCGAAAAAAGCTGGTCATAGTAGGAGATGGAGCGTGTGGAAAGACGTGTCTTCTCATTGTGTTCAGTAAAGACCAGTTCCCAGAGGTCTATGTGCCCACCGTCTTTGAGAACTACGTTGCTGACATAGAAGTTGATAGCAAACAGGTAGGAAAACACCCTTtccattttttttattcaacCATAATTGAGCAGTTTAA
The window above is part of the Osmerus mordax isolate fOsmMor3 chromosome 1, fOsmMor3.pri, whole genome shotgun sequence genome. Proteins encoded here:
- the LOC136941556 gene encoding twinfilin-2-like isoform X1, which codes for MSHQTGISATSELQEFLARARGGTIRIVKIVIRDEELVLGSYREPVQSWDKDYDHFLLPLLVAQEPCYILYRLDSQNAQGYEWIFIAWSPDQSPVRQKMVYAATRATLKKEFGGGHIKDEMFGTSEDDLCFQGYLRHMSSCSSPAPLTAAEQELQQIRVTEDKVVWDERRRQSTPTARAKVTMEFGLDKRQHNMQGLVFPLQEDANIALEQLQQRRINYIQLRLDIQKETIELVHTKPTEIHDLPLRIPNDTPRYHFFIFRHSHQGQQQEALVFIYSMPGYSCSIKERMLYSSCKNRLLFEVERDYQLEIAKKMEIDSGEGLTEDFLYEEVHPMEHTLKQAFAKPRGPGGKRGNKRLIKGTGENGEES
- the LOC136941556 gene encoding twinfilin-2-like isoform X2 — its product is MSHQTGISATSELQEFLARARGGTIRIVKIVIRDEELVLGSYREPVQSWDKDYDHFLLPLLVAQEPCYILYRLDSQNAQGYEWIFIAWSPDQSPVRQKMVYAATRATLKKEFGGGHIKDEMFGTSEDDLCFQGYLRHMSSCSSPAPLTAAEQELQQIRVTEDERRRQSTPTARAKVTMEFGLDKRQHNMQGLVFPLQEDANIALEQLQQRRINYIQLRLDIQKETIELVHTKPTEIHDLPLRIPNDTPRYHFFIFRHSHQGQQQEALVFIYSMPGYSCSIKERMLYSSCKNRLLFEVERDYQLEIAKKMEIDSGEGLTEDFLYEEVHPMEHTLKQAFAKPRGPGGKRGNKRLIKGTGENGEES
- the LOC136941601 gene encoding cytokine-inducible SH2-containing protein-like, whose amino-acid sequence is MPDFLDSNLITLNGILFVMIVCVQRAIFPVAPKKMVARGMTMQDNGEQRESCYHHPISTLWDPAEDLRCITSTFQYLHTSGWYWGSMSVSEARDALQKVSVGTFLVRDSSHPLYMLTLSVKTDCGPTNVRVEYSCGRFRLDSSSPGIPHLKSFPDILSLIQHYVGSCQKETGQKAEPKENSLPKAKLPPPQPTTMDSPVLLMLKKPLHRTQAFPSLQHLTRLAINRTTDCPAQLPLPCPLVCYLQEYPFRL